The Pecten maximus chromosome 14, xPecMax1.1, whole genome shotgun sequence genome includes a region encoding these proteins:
- the LOC117341618 gene encoding monocarboxylate transporter 13-like: MSETEETEEDHSSHFLPDQRERFGDEHCELPIDQGWAWVVLAASTVINILYAGVLKSFGIFFVEILDVYGGTVSTTSLILGLQFTVYCTANVPVLMILLRYQSVRRCQLVGIILSALAYALSSLTNRLELLILCQSLLNGLSIALIVPTGIVQVSKYFRKRIGLANGILMAGLSLGGLVMPPMIQLIVLEYTLHGALLLTSGIIFNALPAAVLQRPPEFYRRIFTLKRKNYLGVLQHIISSDSKDTKIYNKKNHPLVTEHDNQMKYKMSTSEGTLPIALGNKMMKKGEPDLQLTTNSLPNLLHSGCEKYHNQVRHHRVSIDAKDLRHFSSMSAFECADVSSISFSQQNVSTEENISDMGSQASRSSRHWLRIMLTQCKESGVTLLKNRSFLIFVGFYTTGTISNETITTYLPPYAKETGIESTNVAMLISIHSVCDFVGRLLSGYLADTHWIKKHHLILVSQVFTAILPQLNYFYDSFLMFSIFAALFGLMSGIIFAISNPLLKEIVGDENFAAAIGIAIFVKGVVLGGMVPLLGFLRDATCTYHVTFHCMGATSCVAVCILILFGVVFPKHSS, from the exons ATGTCCGAAACTGAAGAAACAGAGGAGGATCATTCATCACATTTCTTGCCGGACCAACGAGAACGTTTTGGGGATGAACATTGTGAGCTGCCAATCGACCAAGGATGGGCTTGGGTTGTTCTCGCTG cCAGCACAGTTATCAATATACTATACGCGGGAGTATTGAAGTCGTTTGGAATTTTCTTCGTGGAGATACTAGATGTTTATGGCGGGACTGTATCAACAACATCTCTTATTTTGGGGCTCCAGTTCACGGTATACTGTACGGCAA ATGTCCCCGTACTGATGATCCTGTTACGGTACCAGAGCGTGCGGAGATGTCAGCTGGTTGGTATCATCCTTAGTGCATTGGCCTACGCCCTCAGCAGTTTGACTAACCGACTCGAGCTCCTTATCCTGTGCCAGAGTCTTCTTAATG GACTGAGTATTGCACTCATCGTTCCTACTGGTATAGTTCAGGTCAGTAAGTACTTCCGAAAACGTATTGGACTGGCCAATGGAATACTGATGGCTGGATTGTCCCTCGGCGGACTCGTCATGCCCCCAATGATCCAACTTATAGTTCTGGAATACACGCTTCATGGCGCTCTCCTACTCACATCCGGCATCATCTTCAACGCACTTCCGGCTGCAGTTCTTCAGCGTCCACCAGAATTCTATCGTCGAATTTTCACATTAAAACGCAAAAATTATCTGGGTGTTTTACAACACATTATATCTTCCGATTCAAAAGACACAAAAATTTATAACAAAAAGAATCACCCTCTTGTCACAGAACATGACAACCagatgaaatataaaatgtcaACCTCTGAGGGTACATTACCAATAGCGCTAGGCAACAAAATGATGAAGAAAGGAGAACCAGATTTGCAATTGACTACGAATTCGTTGCCAAATTTGCTACATTCGGgatgtgaaaaatatcacaacCAGGTCCGTCACCATAGAGTATCAATTGATGCTAAAGACTTAAGGCATTTTTCATCTATGTCAGCCTTTGAATGTGCAGACGTTTCCAGCATATCTTTTTCACAACAAAACGTTTCAACTGAAGAAAATATATCTGACATGGGATCACAAGCGTCTAGATCCTCCCGTCATTGGTTACGTATAATGCTTACACAATGCAAAGAGAGTGGAGTCACACTTCTGAAAAACAGGTCGTTTTTAATCTTTGTTGGGTTTTATACAACAGGAACTATCAGTAACGAAACAATAACTACGTATCTACCACCATATGCGAAGGAAACTGGAATCGAAAGCACAAATGTAGCAATGTTAATTTCAATACATTCAGTATGTGATTTTGTCGGAAGACTTTTAAGTGGATACCTAGCCGATACCCATTGGATAAAGAAACACCATTTAATTCTGGTTTCACAAGTCTTTACTGCGATACTACCACAGCTCAATTATTTTTACGACTCTTTCttgatgttttcaatttttgcAGCATTATTTGGATTGATGTCAGGTATAATTTTTGCAATTAGCAATCCATTGCTGAAAGAAATAGTTGGTGATGAAAACTTCGCTGCTGCCATTGGTATTGCAATCTTTGTTAAAGGTGTCGTCCTGGGTGGAATGGTACCACTACTAG GTTTCCTCCGTGATgcaacatgtacatatcatgtGACATTCCATTGTATGGGTGCAACATCGTGTGTAGCAGTGTGTATACTGATTCTGTTCGGAGTTGTCTTTCCGAAACATTCTTCTTAA